The following nucleotide sequence is from Streptomyces leeuwenhoekii.
ATACGCCCGCATGCTCGAACCGACCGAGCCCACTCAGGGTTCCGAACCGAACACTCCGAGCGACAGCCTGCCGCCGCGTCGTCGGCGCCGGGCCGCTTCCCGGCCGGCGGGTCCGCCGGTCGCCTCCTCCGACACGCCGGTGGAGACGGTGACGCCGGCCATACCGGCCGCCGGGAGCGACGCACTCGCCCAGGCCCAGGTCACCGCGGACGCCGACGCCGTCGGTGACGAAGAGGAGTCCGCGGCGCAGGAAGCCGTGGCCCAGCAGGCCGCGGCCCCCGACGCCGAAGAGCCCGCGCCCGCGGGACGGCGCCGCCGCCGTGTCGTACGGCGTGCCTCCGCGCCCGCCGGGGCCCCCGCGTCGGCGGAGACGGCCGAGACCGTCCTCCCCGCGGCCCCCGCCGCCGAGGCCGCACCTGCCGCCGTCACCGGGGCCCCCGAAGCCGCCGAGGCGGTCCAGGCGCCCGAGGCGGCCGAGAGTGCCGCTCCGCGCCGCACCCGGCGCCGTGCCACGCGCACGGTGACCTCGCCCTCCGCGACCGGGCAGCCGGCCCAGTCCGCCGATGCCGCCCAGTCCGCCGAGGCCGCCCCGGCCGTGGAGCCGGCGCCCGCCGCCGCACCGGCCGGAACCGCCGACGAGACCCCTGACACGCCGGGCACCCCTGACACTGCCGGGACGCCGGCCGCCGAGAGCGCCGGCGAGGAGGCCGCGGCTCCGCGCCGGACCCGGCGCCGCGCCACGCGCCGGGTGTCCGCGCCCGCCGGGGCGCCCGAGACGGCCGCGTCGTCCGCCGAGGCCCCCGCGCAGGCCCCTGTGCAGGCGGAGGCCCCGGCGCAGGACGAGGCCCCCGCGCAGGCGGAGGCCGCCGCACCGGCCCGGACCCGCCGCGGCCGCAAGGACACCGCCGTGACCCAGGCCCCCGAGGCCCCCGCCGCCGAGGCTCCCGAGCAGGCCGCCCAGGCCGAGCAGGCCGACCAGGCGGCCCAGGCCGCGCCGGCCGAAGAGCCCGCTCCGCGCCGCACCCGGCGCCGGACCGTCCGCAAGGCGGCCACCGGTTTCGCCGAGCCCGCCCGGCCCGCCGGGGCCTCCGACTCGGAGGCCGACGCGCCGCGGCGCCCGGCGCGTCCCGCCGTCGCCGTGTTCCAGCCGCCGGTGTTCGCCGAGCCGAAGTTCCAGACCCCGGAGCGGGCCGCCGCCGAGGCGGCTGCCGTGGCCGCCGGAGCCGAGCGCGTCGAGGAGACCGAGGACACCGAGGCGGCCGAGGCGACCGAGGAGTTCACGCAGGAGCAGGCCACCGGCTCGCGCCGTCGTCGCCGTCGCCGCGGTGCGGCCGCCGACGAGCGCCCGGAGCCCGTGGCCGACGAGGAGCCCGAGGCCCCCGAGGCCCGGGAGACCGAAGCGCCGGAGGAGCCCGAGGCCGAGGAGCCGGAGGAGTCCGAGGACGAGGACGCCGAGGGCGCCGAGGGCGCCGAGGGCGCCGAGGAGGGCGGCTCGCGCCGCCGTCGCCGCCGGGGCGGCCGTCGTCGCCGCCGGGGCGAGTCCGGCGAGGGCGCGGACGCCGACTCCGAGGAGCTCGCCGCCGAGCAGGCCGCCCAGGACGCCGAGGACACCGCCGAGCAGGTGGAGGAGGACACCGAGGAGGGTACGGACGAGGACGGGGCCGACGAGCACGCTTTCGCCGGCAACGGCACCAGCAGCAGCCGTCGCCGCCGTCGCCGTCGCCGTCGCGCCGGGGACACCTCCGCCGACACCGAGCCCTCCGCCGACGACCCCGAGCGCACCGTCGTCAAGGTCCGCGAGCCGCGCAAGCCCGCCGAGCCGTCCGACGAGGTGCAGTCCATCAAGGGCTCGACCCGCCTGGAGGCGAAGAAGCAGCGCCGCCGCGAGGGCCGCGAGCAGGGCCGCCGCCGGGTGCCGATCATCACCGAGGCCGAGTTCCTGGCCCGCCGCGAGGCCGTCGAGCGGGTCATGGTCGTCCGCCAGCACGGCGACCGCACCCAGATCGGCGTCCTGGAGGACGGCGTGCTCGTCGAGCACTACGTCAACAAGGAGCAGTCGACCTCGTACGTCGGCAACGTCTACCTCGGCAAGGTGCAGAACGTGCTGCCGTCGATGGAGGCCGCCTTCATCGACATCGGCAAGGGCCGCAACGCCGTGCTCTACGCCGGCGAGGTCAACTTCGAGGCGCTCGGCATGTCGGGCGGGCCGCGCCGTATCGAGTCCGCCCTGAAGTCCGGGCAGTCCGTGCTCGTCCAGGTGACGAAGGACCCCATCGGCCACAAGGGCGCCCGCCTCACCAGCCAGGTCTCCCTGCCCGGCCGGTACCTGGTCTACGTGCCCGAGGGCTCCATGACCGGCATCAGCCGCAAGCTGCCCGACACCGAGCGGGCCCGGCTGAAGACCATCCTCAAGAAGATCGTCCCCGAGGACGCGGGCGTCATCGTGCGCACCGCCGCCGAGGGCGCGAGCGAGGACGAGCTGCGCCGTGACGTCGAGCGTCTCCAGGCGCAGTGGGAGGAGATCCAGAAGAAGGCCAAGAACGGCAACGCCCCGACGCTGCTGTACGGCGAGCCGGACATGACGGTCCGGGTCGTGCGCGACATCTTCAACGAGGACTTCTCCAAGGTCATCGTCAGCGGCGACGACGCGTGGCAGACCATCCACGGCTACGTCTCGCACGTCGCGCCGGACCTCGCCGAGCGGCTCCAGAGGTGGACCTCCGAGGTCGACGTCTTCGCCACGTACCGGATCGACGAGCAGCTCGCCAAGGCCCTGGACCGCAAGGTCTGGCTGCCCAGCGGCGGTTCGCTGGTGATCGACCGGACCGAGGCGATGGTCGTCATCGACGTCAACACCGGCAAGTTCACCGGCCAGGGCGGCAACCTGGAGGAGACGGTCACCAGGAACAACCTGGAGGCGGCCGAGGAGATCGTGCGCCAGCTCCGGCTGCGCGACCTCGGCGGCATCATCGTCATCGACTTCATCGACATGGTGCTGGAGTCCAACCGGGATCTGGTGCTGCGCCGCCTGCTGGAGTGCCTGGGCCGCGACCGTACGAAGCACCAGGTCGCCGAGGTGACCTCGCTGGGGCTCGTGCAGATGACCCGCAAGCGGGTCGGCCAGGGCCTGCTGGAGTCGTTCTCGGAGACCTGCGTCCACTGCAACGGGCGCGGCGTCATCGTCCACCTGGACCAGCCGTCCGCCGCCGCGGGCGGCGGCAAGCGCCGCAAGCGGGCCCGGGCCGGTGCCGGCGAGCAGCCGCACGAGCACGAGGCCGTGGCCGTCGAGACCGCCGAGACGGCGGAGCAGGAGGCGGAGGCCGAGTCCGAGGCCGAGGTGGCCGCCGAGGCCGCCGAGCCGGCCGCCCTCCCGGCGCCCGACTTCGCGCCGGACGAGGAGCTGTACAGCAGCATCGCCGAGGCGGAGGCCGCGGCGGGTCGCGGACGCACCCGGCGCCGGACGAGCCGGCGGGCGTCGGCTCCGGCGGGTGCGCCCCGCGGCGAGGCCGCACCGGCCGGCAAGGGCCGGGCGGAGAAGCCGCGGAAGGCCGCTGCCGAGCAG
It contains:
- a CDS encoding Rne/Rng family ribonuclease: MLEPTEPTQGSEPNTPSDSLPPRRRRRAASRPAGPPVASSDTPVETVTPAIPAAGSDALAQAQVTADADAVGDEEESAAQEAVAQQAAAPDAEEPAPAGRRRRRVVRRASAPAGAPASAETAETVLPAAPAAEAAPAAVTGAPEAAEAVQAPEAAESAAPRRTRRRATRTVTSPSATGQPAQSADAAQSAEAAPAVEPAPAAAPAGTADETPDTPGTPDTAGTPAAESAGEEAAAPRRTRRRATRRVSAPAGAPETAASSAEAPAQAPVQAEAPAQDEAPAQAEAAAPARTRRGRKDTAVTQAPEAPAAEAPEQAAQAEQADQAAQAAPAEEPAPRRTRRRTVRKAATGFAEPARPAGASDSEADAPRRPARPAVAVFQPPVFAEPKFQTPERAAAEAAAVAAGAERVEETEDTEAAEATEEFTQEQATGSRRRRRRRGAAADERPEPVADEEPEAPEARETEAPEEPEAEEPEESEDEDAEGAEGAEGAEEGGSRRRRRRGGRRRRRGESGEGADADSEELAAEQAAQDAEDTAEQVEEDTEEGTDEDGADEHAFAGNGTSSSRRRRRRRRRAGDTSADTEPSADDPERTVVKVREPRKPAEPSDEVQSIKGSTRLEAKKQRRREGREQGRRRVPIITEAEFLARREAVERVMVVRQHGDRTQIGVLEDGVLVEHYVNKEQSTSYVGNVYLGKVQNVLPSMEAAFIDIGKGRNAVLYAGEVNFEALGMSGGPRRIESALKSGQSVLVQVTKDPIGHKGARLTSQVSLPGRYLVYVPEGSMTGISRKLPDTERARLKTILKKIVPEDAGVIVRTAAEGASEDELRRDVERLQAQWEEIQKKAKNGNAPTLLYGEPDMTVRVVRDIFNEDFSKVIVSGDDAWQTIHGYVSHVAPDLAERLQRWTSEVDVFATYRIDEQLAKALDRKVWLPSGGSLVIDRTEAMVVIDVNTGKFTGQGGNLEETVTRNNLEAAEEIVRQLRLRDLGGIIVIDFIDMVLESNRDLVLRRLLECLGRDRTKHQVAEVTSLGLVQMTRKRVGQGLLESFSETCVHCNGRGVIVHLDQPSAAAGGGKRRKRARAGAGEQPHEHEAVAVETAETAEQEAEAESEAEVAAEAAEPAALPAPDFAPDEELYSSIAEAEAAAGRGRTRRRTSRRASAPAGAPRGEAAPAGKGRAEKPRKAAAEQPQDEKAVVAASAEQGAGAEVPTAQDVTAEQEAARPVRQESAAEALAEPAAVEDAVVAAPAPEAPAAEAAVTEEEAAPKGRTRRRATRRASAPAGSPAGAEAAVVTVPESAPAAPEAAPQAEEAAPAASAEQPETAAEPAAPARPRRRAVRKAAAPTAPAEAAVVVLPAATEPAAEPEAPAQEAPVQEAAASEAPAAEPAAEGPEAAEAAASEAPAAEPAAEGPEAAEAAEEAVAAKKTARKTAKKATAKKAATKKTAATKKTAATKAATAKKTAAKKTTAKKAAAKKTATKTAARKTAAKKTAAAEQTAPSVSASTDEV